A single window of Jaculus jaculus isolate mJacJac1 chromosome 14, mJacJac1.mat.Y.cur, whole genome shotgun sequence DNA harbors:
- the LOC101610025 gene encoding vomeronasal type-1 receptor 3-like, translating to MTLGIFLTSEFCIAVIGNSLLFLSYVYIFLAQRYLLKPIDSIFMHLTMVNILTVAFLLIPYIASSFGVRRFLNDAGCKAVLYIYRVTRGLSICTTSILSTFQAITISPSNAKWAWVKPKLSTWILPSLFFSWVINTLIYVRAIHLVIAKNNASLVGQGYDHAFCQTREFRDEDSWPFFIVIFAHDLLVVLMMSTSLYMVNLLFRHRRRTWHVHGQSLSSQTSPETKATHSILFLASFFLFFYWLDNFITLCEFYTPNKSPKLEGINAIFSSCYPTICPFLLMRNNKVILQLTSSRSVLRSTCIQNTFSS from the coding sequence ATGACCTTGGGGATTTTCCTCACATCTGAATTCTGTATCGCGGTCATAGGGAACTCATTGCTCTTCCTGTCTTACGTGTACATCTTCTTAGCTCAACGTTATCTGCTGAAACCCATAGATTCCATTTTCATGCACCTGACAATGGTCAATATTTTGACAGTTGCCTTCTTGTTGATACCTTATATTGCATCATCTTTTGGAGTGAGACGTTTTCTCAATGATGCTGGTTGTAAGGCAGTCTTGTATATCTACAGAGTTACCCGGGGTCTTTCCATCTGTACTACCTCTATTCTGAGTACATTTCAAGCCATCACCATCAGTCCCAGTAACGCTAAGTGGGCATGGGTGAAACCTAAACTCTCTACATGGATCTTGccatctttatttttctcctggGTGATCAACACGCTCATATATGTTCGTGCCATTCATCTTGTAATAGCCAAGAACAATGCCAgccttgttggccagggatatgATCATGCTTTCTGTCAAACCAGGGAGTTTAGGGATGAGGACTCATGGCCATTTTTCATTGTCATATTTGCTCATGATCTCCTTGTGGTCCTCATGATGTCAACCAGCCTCTACATGGTGAATCTCCTTTTCAGACATCGTAGGAGAACCTGGCATGTCCATGGCCAGAGCCTCTCCTCCCAGACATCTCCTGAAACCAAGGCCACACACAGCATCCTATTTCTGGCaagtttctttctgttcttttattgGTTAGATAATTTTATCACCCTTTGTGAATTCTATACACCCAACAAAAGCCCAAAACTGGAAGGAATTAATGCTATTTTTTCATCCTGCTACCCAACCATCTGCCCTTTCTTACTCATGAGGAATAATAAAGTCATTTTGCAACTTACTTCATCACGTTCTGTACTGAGAAGTACATGTATTCAAAATACATTCAGTAGCTGA